The following nucleotide sequence is from Williamwhitmania taraxaci.
CTTCCCCCTTCATAAAAATAAACAGCAACAAGTTGGGGCGTTGTTTAGGGAATTCTTACATTTCGCTACTAACACATGCGAAATGAAACACATAGCAATTACCTTTCTTTTACTGCTCTTTTCCATATGTGCAACGGCACAGGAAACGGCAAAAAGCAATCAAGAAGACGAATCTCTGCAACGTATTTTTGGGGTAGCTTATGTTCCAGCAAACAAGTGGGGAGTATACAGCCTGATTGGACAAGAACAGTGGCTCAAATACAAATTCTCGACAGAAGCGCTCACCACCTACGAGGCCACCTTTTCCTTACGAAAATTTCCACTTCAATTTGGAGTGAACGCCCAAGTTGAAAACAACCTGATTGGGAAAGCGTATAAACTTGCAGGCTTCATTGGTATAAAAAAGATAATGCTACGAATCCAATCCGGAAAGATTAGCGGAACAGCACAATGGACGGGACCTCCAATACCTGATGCACCTCAAACCATTCCATTTAATAATAGATACATTAGCATCGACCTCCTGTATCTTCCACGCAAAGATGGCAAGGATAACATGTTTTACTTCGGTTTGGGATACACTTCATTGAAGATGCCAGTTCAAGTAAACACGCTTATTACTGCAGGTGGAAAAGAAAACCAAAAGTATGGAGTAGCTGTATTTGACTCACTATATTCAGCAAAGGCATATTCATTTCTATTTGGCTTCGACCTTATCTCTTCAGAGGCACGGAATCCTAGTGGATTCAAAGGAGGGTTGGGAGCATTTGTTGCCACACAAGATAAATTTGGAGTCGGTATGGGTCAAGTGAGTAACGGTGCTGTGAAGCGCGCCGAATCAGTAAACCCGGGAAGAAAAGTCACAGCCACCAACCTCGTCTCTGCTCTCGTCGAATACAACCTTTCCTTAGGTATTAAATATTCTCATCGTGTTGGTAAAGGAATAATTATAGGAGCAGTTGGATACGACTTTGGCGGTGCAATGCTAGCAGATTTCAACGGAGCAGCGTCCACTAGCAGCGATCTAGGTGTTGACCCTGCCCTATTTTACTGGCACCACGGCTTACTATTCCGAATTTATGCCGGATGGTAAGAGAGATAGTGAAAGGATGAAGGATAATGCTGGTTGGAAATTTAAAGATAAGGCAAAGCAGCTCTTTTCTACAAAATTGATAGGAGCACAAAAAGAAGAACGCTCCAACTTGGAGCGTCCTTCTTAATTTTTAAAGCAAGCCTACTGGAGTGGTTTAATAACCTCCATCAGCTCCGGAAGATCCATACCAATTTCTTTTAAGTGGGCAATGGTAGGAACCCCATTTTTCGTCCAGCCTCTGCGAGCATATACAGCATCAAGCAATTGCTCATATCGATCCTCCCTATACACACGCATAGCGGCAATTTTCTCATCTAGGCTAAGTTTAGTAGGATCAATACCAGCCTGCTCCTTTAGTTGCTTATCATAACGTTCAGAACGACTTGAATACTCTTCTTGGGTAACAGGCCCACAAGCCCGGTAAGGTTGAGCATCATTCTTACGCAAACCATAACCACGACGGATGTTGAAAATTCGCTGGAAGTTATAAACCCTCTCCGACTGACGAATCATCTCATCCTTATCGATATTAGAACCGGTCACCGCATTATAAATGGTAACATAATTATCGACATGTTCGGGAATCTTGTGAGGTTCCGAAGTCTCCTTATTTCCCTTTGGAGTTACGTCGTTCCAAGGTAACTTACAAAGCCCCATTAACCCAAACCACGTTCTAAACATCGGAAAGTAATGCAACGCCTCGGCTTTCGCTTCGAAAGTTGGAAGTTGATTGTTCACCATATCCATGAAGATAAGCCAAGCCTCATCGTGCTGCGGGCCCTTGTTTGTCATGGCATAACCGCCCTGTTGAGCAAGCGATTCCTTCGAAACATATTGGGAGTATTCCAAACCCTTACCTTCCATTCCAATATCATTCAGGAATTTAGCATCTGCACCAAAGTGCTTCACAAAATGCTCCTTCATTTTATGAACGCCTTGACCTGCAATCTTTCCAAATCCTTCGCCTCGTGCAACTTGGTGTAGCAATTCGAGAGCTGCAGCACTATTGCCAAACTTCAACTCTAGGCCGCCGGTACGCTCCTTGTTTAGGATGCCATTTTCGTAGCATTCCATGATAAAGGCAACGGAAGTTCCCCAGGTGATGGTACATACACCGTAGGTATCGCAGTAGAAGTTACCCTCAATAATCGCATCGTAATCAAATATGCCTAGGTTAGAACCAAGACCAGCTGCGGTTTCGTACTCAGGACCGTCCACAATGACCTTTGTTCCCTTATATGGTCCGGTTTTAAGCTCGAAGTTATCCACACCTTTCGAGCACGACATAGCACAACCAATCCAGCAGCCATCGGGAACCCCAAGGGTAAAGTATTTATCTCTCAAGATATCGCTATGAATCTTTATAGCGTCATCATGGCTTCCATACTTAAAGTTATGCGTGGGCAACAAATCGTAATCGCTCATAACGTTTA
It contains:
- a CDS encoding aldehyde ferredoxin oxidoreductase family protein gives rise to the protein MNISELKAKQKLLKSWTYEWKPLFRGYTDKTLYINVSTNEIKEKIVPAAMKEKFIGGKGYGLRLLWDATTPTTRWNDPENEIIIASGPVGGITQYSGTGKSLVVTISPQTDSIMDSNVGGFFGPFLKFSGFDALELQGKSDKDLIIYIDGKNHKIEIFEDPGFSVDSHILGEELTEYFAENEKDAKNIGIISTGAAAEHSLIGMLNFTFWDIKRKKIRLKQAGRGGIGTVFRDKRIKAIVAKVEGVTGNLNNVADLEAIAERGRRYNKEIKELDDHQCQMRKKGTANIVNVMSDYDLLPTHNFKYGSHDDAIKIHSDILRDKYFTLGVPDGCWIGCAMSCSKGVDNFELKTGPYKGTKVIVDGPEYETAAGLGSNLGIFDYDAIIEGNFYCDTYGVCTITWGTSVAFIMECYENGILNKERTGGLELKFGNSAAALELLHQVARGEGFGKIAGQGVHKMKEHFVKHFGADAKFLNDIGMEGKGLEYSQYVSKESLAQQGGYAMTNKGPQHDEAWLIFMDMVNNQLPTFEAKAEALHYFPMFRTWFGLMGLCKLPWNDVTPKGNKETSEPHKIPEHVDNYVTIYNAVTGSNIDKDEMIRQSERVYNFQRIFNIRRGYGLRKNDAQPYRACGPVTQEEYSSRSERYDKQLKEQAGIDPTKLSLDEKIAAMRVYREDRYEQLLDAVYARRGWTKNGVPTIAHLKEIGMDLPELMEVIKPLQ